The DNA window acatgcccttttttaaaagtaattaattaaattaccattacatgtaattgaaaatttggacaattacacattacttacaattacatcaaaatttgtaattaattacactcaattaccattacaaattaccattaccccatccctgctCCAcagcaaaacattttatttgaagAGGTCTGCGGCTTATATGGTGGTTGTAGGGATAGAggtgataaaaaagaaatatggcgGATTGtacctatttacgagcggtggtCAGCTTTAACTTTGACCTTGATTCCCAATGGTCCcgctttgaatatattttttcaataaagcaCAAATTATAAACCTAATACTTAAAGCTATCTATTTTTCAGACTTTTAATGGAAaaatttttctcatgttttagaGAACATGTAATCATGTCCCTTGCATTACAAATTAAACCATTCAAATTGAAATGCCAATGGTCCcgctttgaatatattttttcaataaagaacAAATTATAAACCTAATACTTAAAGCTATCTATTTTTCAGACTTTTAATGGAAaaatttttctcatgttttagaGAACATGTAATCATGTCCCTTGCATTACAAATTAAACCattcaaattgaaaaagaacaaaCAACTAATAAGCATATAACAGCTTGCAAAATGATGTGTCATCCAACATGGTACCCAATGAAACTAAACACGATGCACAATATGTTGATCATATGTTGGCAGTTCGTAAATATGCATTGGATGTTTCCTATTTGATCAATCATTAGGAATTATCTCTAGGAATAAAGTGAACATCAATTTTGATCAAGATGTGCACATGaaacagttatatatatatatcaggttCAAGTTTTATTATGTAAGTCTTAAAATGAAAACTCTGTTTCTATTCACCTGTCTCCTACTTTTATTTGAAGGtaaattttattgtgttttagTGGACTCTAACCCTTAAAATTCTTCATATCACATACCAAactaatgttaagaaaaaattagatgattgaaaaagaattttttttaaatgttgtagaaaattacattaaatatattgataGCAGTCAGTATTCTCATTTGATGCGTATTTCTTCTTTAGACAAATATTATACTGTTTATATATTTCAGTTGGAGAGTCATGGGGTaagttattaaaataatttttaaaaatgattttaaatgggCCTAGATGTACAAGTCAACTGCTTTCAAAATTATTAGGCCTAATTCTTAGGTCTCTTAAAAAGCTTTGAGAGTATCTATGACATGGAAAGGAAAACCGACTAttgagcattttttttttatattcaccgGTTTTCTTCTTTGTCAcattattcatttaattaagCATACTCCTCTTTTCACTGTTAATCAATGATGGATAAACACTCGAAggtatatcaatatttttccttttcactatatatttcattgaaaattaatgtttttcaaGGAACTGATAAAAAGTTACCCCTTGAccttttttgaaagattagaattaatagaattaatagattcaaaatttcttctcaagttaatattttttattttatttttccaactttctattttagatatttgatattaaaaatgccAAGTAAAGAAAATTTGGCTCGCATATTGCAATATGTCGGGTTTGAAATATCAAATTCTACAAATGAGTTGTCAAAAAcctattttaattcatatcaaaaTACGTAAATTAAATCTTCTTTGATATTAAATCTTCTTTTAAGCCTGACAGAAAAATCACATCAAACTTTTAACAAATGTTTTCTTCTCTATGTGTTATAccgttaaaaaaaagaattaacatACTTTTGACACGTGAGTGTACACGTAGATTATGTAATTATGCCCATGTAAAACCATGCTCAGAAAACGATTTACGAATAAGACAATAAGTTTTAACTACAAATTGAAAACTTCATATTGGTCGACCAGTGTGTATTGATGTGATTCTACTGTTGATtaaactgtttaattttttacaaatatattatataaaatggaCTGATACTTCTGTTGATTAAAGTTTGGGGAGGCAGCAGCTGGTATGGAACGACAACAACATCAATTTGTCAGAACCAGAAACTCACTCTGCATTGTGGTCATGGCAGAGTGATTAAAATCCGGCATGCCAACTACGGTAGGACAAACTACTTTACCTGTCCACGAGGAAATCTTCACACAGATGATTGTGAAAGCAGCGATACAAAGGAAATTGTAAAAAAGCGCTGTAATGGAAGAAGAAAATGCACGCTTACAGCAACAAATTCCATCTTTGGTAATCCTTGTCATGGTACAACTAAATACCTGGAAGTGACATTTAAATGTATCCGTAAGTTATAAATCACATGTGTATCTTTTTCATTACGGTTGACTTCACAACGAAATCTGgcgatttaatttttttttgtattgattgaTTCGATTGAATATCCTTATAAACGCTGTGCTGGATTATTAATTCCAGTGCCAAGATGACATTTTTGTTATGCTTAGTAAAATCCATGCATACCAGATAATAGACCAATGTTTAGAAAATATATAACCACTTTCGTTCACCTGACatgtgagatatttaccttaaaaaattaatatcccataatAACCCCGTTAGGAGAAATAATTTCTACAGGATATTTTGAAATCTTGTAGGATTTTCTAGAAATCCTATAGTCCTCGTACAGGAAATTAAGATTTCTAGAATTCACCAAACGATTTTGTTCtttttactgaattaaattagTAATAAGCCCCAACCCCTTCCGTTATTGCTTATTTTTCACATACTTCACTTATATCTGTCTTATGCATCATGCTATCTTTTATAATCAAGTCGTCCTCTGCTCATTTGAGCAAATATATCAAGGTAATGAGTTACCTTAAACACACTTAATAAATTAAGTAACAATATACCTTATAAATATCAGGTATGTATGACATTATCTATTGTAAATACCGATTCTTTTGTAGATGACGATGAAAAAAGATCTTTAAAGAATGTGAAATAATAACTTCAGAGCATGACCGCTACAGTGCAATCGGAACGTTCtttatgaataaagaaaaagtcCAAACAGTTCAgttaacaaaatgatttttagcCGGTCtttgctgaaagcagagtcctggctgtaggcagcaaatcgccaatgttactataaatagcacaacttcaaaagtaaacaaaaaaccgaacagcgtcaaagtaaaagttTCCGCtttaccaaatagttacacaaagagccacgttttgtcaaaagatgcattttggacacatacaatgcgcatgaatttccataaaaaactttgctgcgcgttgaagaaatggggattgaatttATAACGCtagttgcaaaattcaaggcagcaactgttgaatttttttctactagacagacatatttttgtttatagccgcctACAAAATTTTGTCGTTCTCTGACGCTTTGCtgacattaaaagcatgtgtgtgtgtgtgtgtgtgtgtgtgtgtgtgtgtgtgtgtgtgtgtgtgaaagataagagagagagagagagagagagagagagagagattttcagtctttactacacaatatgcataaagacacatcaaaagagcccggctttcagtacttcagtactttgattcctTTTGCCATTTTAcggatattttaatattttatcgtTGCATCAATcaagtattaaaataaaaatagataaatgtAAAAGTAATCAAAcaatacattatatttatagTCTATAATCTTTCATGACCAATTCCGCCCTTTAAAAAAACAACGCTCATAATATATGCCATATCCTTTTATTTCCTTAGTACAATTGTACGTAATATGAAGACATTTTGTCAGTTTTGTGTTTATTTCGTCGGGGGAATTGGAGGACGACACGACTGCTTACATGTGTCTTC is part of the Crassostrea angulata isolate pt1a10 chromosome 3, ASM2561291v2, whole genome shotgun sequence genome and encodes:
- the LOC128176116 gene encoding D-galactoside-specific lectin-like, coding for MKQLYIYIRFKFYYVSLKMKTLFLFTCLLLLFEVGESWVWGGSSWYGTTTTSICQNQKLTLHCGHGRVIKIRHANYGRTNYFTCPRGNLHTDDCESSDTKEIVKKRCNGRRKCTLTATNSIFGNPCHGTTKYLEVTFKCIHDDEKRSLKNVK